In Devosia litorisediminis, one genomic interval encodes:
- a CDS encoding amidohydrolase family protein, producing the protein MSRVLLTDAVILTVDERNSVHSCGWLSFEDGRITGLGPSEAQPEPSRFDLVVNMAGHLVMPGLVNAHTHSAMVLFRGRSEGQSLLTMEGWYNSIREPELSLIADDIAPAVALSCAEMLLSGTTTFCDQYFFASEIAQAAAESGIRAVVAYGIVQLGDKARGEVELANAAAFIEQQRTADGRIVPWFGPHAPYVDNSEDLLQAEVAMAVHYGVGLHLHMAAGPEDNELTMARYGLTATQALLRDGFFAGRVHAAHCLDLSADDIAIFAAAPAASVAYCASAGLRSGRAGACPAVALKAAGVTVALGTDNVAANNAYDMVSEMRVAGQVASHREGVAQPISSAELIRMATIDGARALGLDHEIGSLEPGKSADIIAIDMRGSGYSETPDYETLLVYSGSGRDVDNVWVAGEQLVAERQLVRRPYQDIRSAYSATYRDFWARVEINKKGN; encoded by the coding sequence TTGAGCCGGGTTCTTCTCACCGATGCCGTCATTTTGACGGTGGACGAACGCAACAGCGTCCATAGCTGCGGCTGGCTTTCATTTGAGGATGGGCGGATTACCGGTCTGGGGCCGTCAGAGGCACAGCCCGAACCGAGCCGGTTTGACCTGGTGGTCAACATGGCCGGTCATCTGGTCATGCCTGGTCTGGTCAATGCGCATACACATTCCGCCATGGTGCTGTTTCGTGGACGTTCCGAGGGGCAGAGCCTGCTCACTATGGAAGGCTGGTACAACTCCATTCGCGAACCCGAGCTTTCCCTGATTGCCGACGATATCGCGCCAGCAGTCGCGCTCTCCTGTGCCGAAATGCTGCTTTCGGGCACGACAACATTTTGCGACCAGTACTTTTTTGCCTCCGAGATTGCCCAGGCAGCCGCTGAGAGCGGTATCCGCGCCGTGGTGGCCTACGGCATCGTGCAGTTGGGCGACAAGGCGCGCGGGGAGGTGGAGCTGGCCAATGCGGCTGCCTTCATCGAGCAGCAACGCACCGCCGATGGCCGCATCGTCCCGTGGTTTGGGCCCCATGCGCCCTATGTGGATAATTCGGAAGACCTGCTGCAGGCCGAGGTCGCCATGGCGGTCCACTACGGTGTGGGCCTGCACCTGCATATGGCCGCTGGCCCTGAGGATAATGAGCTGACCATGGCCCGCTATGGTCTGACCGCCACCCAGGCGCTCTTGCGCGATGGCTTTTTTGCCGGGCGGGTGCACGCAGCGCATTGTCTTGATCTGTCAGCGGACGACATCGCCATTTTTGCTGCCGCGCCAGCTGCATCGGTGGCTTACTGTGCCTCGGCCGGTCTGCGGTCTGGCCGGGCGGGGGCATGCCCCGCAGTTGCGCTCAAGGCAGCCGGAGTGACCGTTGCGCTGGGGACTGACAATGTCGCGGCCAACAATGCCTATGACATGGTGTCTGAAATGCGCGTGGCCGGTCAGGTTGCTTCACATCGTGAGGGCGTTGCGCAGCCTATTTCGAGCGCCGAACTCATCCGCATGGCCACCATTGATGGCGCCCGTGCTCTTGGGCTGGATCACGAGATCGGCTCGCTGGAGCCAGGCAAATCAGCCGATATCATCGCCATTGATATGCGCGGATCCGGCTATTCGGAAACCCCCGACTATGAAACGCTGCTGGTCTATTCCGGCAGCGGTCGCGACGTCGATAACGTCTGGGTCGCTGGGGAACAATTGGTTGCTGAGCGGCAGCTCGTTCGGCGACCCTATCAGGATATCCGATCCGCCTATTCCGCCACTTATCGCGATTTCTGGGCGCGGGTCGAAATCAACAAAAAAGGTAACTGA
- a CDS encoding creatininase family protein, with protein sequence MSWVDVAAAVDEGVLAVLPVGACEQHGHHLPLSTDTDLASSVARRTADALSALLLPPIAYGDAWNNEAFSGTLSLSPATLRAMIEEIGNGVLRMGVRGLVVINGHFGNREPIALAARTLAQAGLPVIHLDYPGLEKLASEICDSQPAGPGFYHADEVETAMMLAIRPEAVDLSRAVPEYPSFPPTFGLEPMQLRTFNGTGGFGDPCRATAKKGAALFAGIVAENIRLIGEWRARHAI encoded by the coding sequence GTGTCTTGGGTGGATGTCGCAGCGGCGGTAGATGAGGGCGTGCTGGCGGTACTGCCCGTTGGGGCCTGCGAGCAGCACGGCCACCACCTTCCGCTAAGCACCGATACCGATTTGGCAAGCAGTGTCGCCCGCCGCACCGCCGATGCACTTTCGGCGCTGCTCCTGCCCCCGATTGCCTATGGCGACGCCTGGAATAACGAGGCGTTCAGCGGGACCCTGTCACTTTCGCCAGCCACTCTGCGCGCCATGATCGAAGAGATCGGCAACGGCGTGCTGCGCATGGGTGTCCGGGGTCTGGTGGTGATCAACGGCCATTTCGGCAATCGCGAACCCATCGCGCTGGCAGCGCGGACACTGGCTCAGGCTGGCCTGCCGGTCATCCACCTAGATTACCCCGGCCTGGAAAAGCTGGCTTCCGAAATCTGCGATAGCCAACCGGCAGGCCCCGGATTCTACCACGCCGATGAAGTGGAGACCGCCATGATGCTGGCCATTCGCCCTGAAGCGGTCGACCTGTCTCGCGCCGTTCCCGAATATCCTTCATTCCCGCCAACTTTTGGTCTCGAACCGATGCAATTGCGAACCTTCAATGGGACCGGCGGCTTTGGTGACCCATGTCGCGCAACCGCCAAAAAGGGCGCGGCCCTGTTTGCCGGAATCGTGGCGGAAAATATCCGGCTGATTGGTGAGTGGAGGGCGCGCCATGCCATTTGA
- a CDS encoding nucleoside hydrolase, with product MSSSKNRLILDTDGGVDDAQALLMLIANGRTPDAITTVFGNVGLDVATQNILATLAIAKVDVAVHAGAGRPLTQPVIDAKYIHGDDGLGGAPRPDVVADVASEDANGFLIETLHAASTRGEKIDILMIGPLTNLALALRLDPTIINGIGQLTIMGGTVYGRGNTTPAAEFNIYADPEAAAIVFGADIDILVAPWEPCVLHNMTGEHVDELFEAVPESPQKAFSTALARHARQTIAGYGGGDNFRFVDPLAAAAVIEPDIITKSIRASVDVALAPGIARGMTIVDPSGRLGTPMVSLIEEVKLERLIALYAASIAFVPQHA from the coding sequence TTGTCCTCGAGTAAAAATCGCCTGATCCTGGATACCGATGGTGGTGTGGACGACGCACAGGCACTGTTGATGCTTATTGCCAATGGTCGGACACCGGACGCCATCACCACGGTTTTCGGCAATGTCGGGCTGGATGTGGCAACCCAGAACATTCTCGCGACGCTGGCGATCGCCAAGGTGGATGTTGCTGTCCATGCGGGAGCAGGGCGCCCGCTGACGCAGCCGGTGATCGACGCAAAGTATATCCATGGCGATGACGGTCTGGGGGGCGCGCCAAGGCCTGACGTGGTCGCTGATGTCGCCAGCGAAGACGCCAATGGCTTTCTGATCGAAACGCTGCACGCAGCTAGCACGCGCGGAGAAAAGATCGACATCCTGATGATTGGCCCACTGACCAATCTGGCACTGGCGCTACGGCTTGATCCGACGATCATCAACGGGATCGGTCAACTCACCATTATGGGCGGCACGGTCTATGGTCGGGGCAATACGACGCCTGCGGCTGAATTCAACATCTATGCCGACCCCGAGGCTGCCGCGATTGTGTTCGGCGCCGATATCGACATTCTCGTGGCGCCCTGGGAGCCTTGCGTGCTGCACAACATGACCGGTGAGCATGTCGATGAGCTGTTTGAGGCTGTGCCCGAGAGTCCACAAAAGGCGTTCTCCACCGCCTTGGCACGCCATGCCCGTCAGACTATTGCCGGCTATGGCGGCGGCGACAATTTCCGCTTTGTCGATCCGCTCGCTGCCGCCGCAGTGATCGAGCCCGATATCATCACCAAGTCCATCCGCGCATCGGTCGATGTCGCTCTCGCGCCTGGCATCGCCCGGGGCATGACGATTGTTGACCCTTCAGGTCGCCTGGGTACGCCCATGGTGAGCCTGATCGAAGAGGTCAAGCTGGAGCGGCTCATCGCCCTCTACGCGGCCTCGATTGCCTTCGTTCCACAACACGCCTGA
- a CDS encoding BMP family lipoprotein: MTLKNLSRRSALGLLSAVALMGSVSSGAVLAQEYSAENPLKVALVLHGTLGDKSFFDSAAAGMAKAQAELPVEIKIIEAGYDKTKWQPALADAADSGYDVVIAGTYDMTPYITELADEYPEVKFIDFDDSPDFSGGAYPNVLSIMYGTSTAGYLAGYAAAKVSETGTIATILGMEFPTVTDFKVGFDQGATDANPDINIISTVAGTFSDPAKGKEIALAQFGQGADVVFPIAGSTGIGALQAAKENGKLAVGVDSDQATVFATSDPEQAEVIFTSVEKKIGESLFLALKATIDGTQEYGKRELLGLKDGAVGISKNSYYEKLVSAEIRDEVEALEAKIVSGELVPNSDME, translated from the coding sequence ATGACGTTAAAAAATCTCTCCCGCCGTTCGGCCCTTGGCCTGCTGTCTGCCGTCGCCCTGATGGGCTCGGTTTCCTCCGGCGCGGTTCTGGCGCAGGAATATTCGGCCGAAAACCCGCTCAAGGTCGCGTTGGTGCTGCACGGTACCCTTGGTGACAAGAGCTTCTTCGACAGTGCTGCTGCGGGCATGGCCAAGGCCCAGGCCGAGCTACCTGTCGAAATTAAGATCATTGAAGCGGGCTATGACAAGACCAAGTGGCAGCCTGCCTTGGCCGATGCTGCAGATAGCGGCTATGACGTTGTTATCGCAGGCACCTACGATATGACGCCTTATATCACCGAGCTCGCTGACGAATATCCCGAGGTCAAGTTCATCGACTTCGACGATAGCCCGGACTTCAGCGGTGGTGCCTATCCCAACGTGCTTTCGATCATGTACGGCACCTCAACTGCCGGCTACCTGGCTGGTTATGCCGCTGCCAAGGTGTCCGAGACCGGCACCATTGCAACCATTCTGGGCATGGAATTCCCCACCGTCACCGATTTCAAGGTGGGGTTTGATCAGGGTGCCACGGATGCCAATCCCGACATCAATATCATCAGCACCGTGGCCGGTACGTTCTCCGATCCTGCAAAGGGCAAGGAAATAGCGCTGGCGCAGTTTGGTCAGGGCGCCGATGTGGTTTTCCCAATCGCGGGCTCCACCGGCATTGGCGCACTGCAGGCCGCCAAGGAAAACGGCAAGCTCGCCGTTGGCGTGGACAGCGATCAGGCCACGGTCTTTGCCACCTCGGATCCCGAGCAGGCCGAGGTGATCTTCACCTCGGTGGAAAAGAAGATCGGCGAGTCGTTGTTCCTGGCCCTCAAGGCCACGATTGATGGCACCCAGGAATACGGCAAACGCGAGCTGCTGGGGCTCAAGGATGGTGCGGTGGGGATCTCCAAGAACAGCTACTACGAAAAGCTCGTTTCCGCGGAAATTCGCGACGAGGTCGAGGCGCTTGAAGCCAAGATTGTCTCGGGCGAGCTGGTCCCCAATAGCGACATGGAATAG
- a CDS encoding LacI family DNA-binding transcriptional regulator, giving the protein MPTLSDVASAAGVSPTTVSRHLNNSIVLPQATRDRIDAAIARLDYRPNLLAKRLSTGRAEAIGLVTPEIDNPFFAQLAATVEAEAEKHGYAVYMSSTHGDRAREIEAVRRMRDRHVDGMVLITSQPDDGSLAKLLGNQDKVVLLDEDVRGICLPSVFVENERGAYLATRHLIDAGHRHIAYIGGPPGLMSVGERLAGFTRAMAQDGLTFAASDVFLRDYSRSFGSEAAQQIIARKLRPSAIFASSDNLAIGVLQAFRRAGLSVPHDMSLVGFDDMPFAELVNPPLTTIRQPVPEMGRLAFELLLALLNGEPVEPVTRLPLELIERRSVALFTGGSSM; this is encoded by the coding sequence ATGCCGACACTAAGCGACGTCGCGTCAGCGGCAGGCGTGTCCCCCACGACGGTGTCGCGCCACCTCAACAACAGTATCGTCCTGCCACAGGCCACGCGGGACCGCATCGACGCGGCCATTGCGAGGCTGGATTACCGACCAAACCTGCTTGCCAAGCGTCTGTCGACCGGTCGCGCCGAAGCCATTGGCCTGGTGACGCCAGAAATCGACAACCCCTTCTTCGCCCAGCTCGCGGCTACTGTTGAAGCAGAAGCCGAAAAACACGGTTATGCCGTTTACATGTCATCCACGCATGGCGATCGAGCCCGCGAGATCGAAGCCGTCCGTCGGATGCGCGACCGGCATGTTGACGGCATGGTCCTGATCACCAGCCAACCCGATGACGGATCACTGGCAAAGCTGCTCGGCAATCAGGACAAGGTAGTACTGCTCGACGAGGATGTTCGCGGCATCTGTCTTCCCAGTGTCTTTGTTGAGAATGAACGCGGTGCCTATCTGGCGACACGCCACCTGATTGACGCCGGCCATCGCCACATTGCGTATATCGGTGGCCCCCCAGGTCTGATGAGCGTCGGTGAACGTCTGGCCGGGTTCACGCGCGCCATGGCGCAGGACGGGCTGACATTTGCTGCCTCGGACGTGTTCCTGCGCGACTACAGCCGCTCCTTCGGCAGTGAGGCGGCGCAACAGATCATCGCACGGAAGCTCCGTCCTAGCGCGATATTCGCCAGTTCCGACAATCTGGCCATCGGTGTCCTGCAGGCATTTCGGCGCGCCGGGCTTTCGGTACCGCATGACATGTCCCTGGTGGGGTTCGACGACATGCCGTTCGCCGAGCTGGTGAACCCACCGCTGACCACGATCCGCCAGCCTGTGCCCGAAATGGGTCGTCTCGCCTTTGAGCTCTTGCTGGCTCTGCTGAACGGGGAGCCCGTGGAGCCGGTCACCCGGCTGCCGCTTGAGCTGATCGAGCGCAGATCTGTTGCCCTCTTCACCGGTGGCAGCTCCATGTGA
- a CDS encoding AAA family ATPase, which translates to MIKVQQPADPWQRTTTEHGMAADEVISALQKSLRRGMTDNALLLGWEMYQTSAELEEVLWSRLCVIAVEDIGMGNPQAPVLIETLYQQHQRHARPGGDRFLFAAHAIRVLAGSEKDRTSDDMVNWARQAVALGEQMPEIPDIALDMHTRRGQEMGRDYRFFMEEASRVLPEIRNKDQRYRDWIIKKLDEGHLT; encoded by the coding sequence ATGATAAAGGTTCAGCAACCGGCCGATCCATGGCAGCGCACCACGACCGAGCATGGAATGGCAGCAGACGAGGTCATTTCGGCCCTGCAAAAGAGCCTGCGCCGGGGCATGACAGACAATGCCCTGTTGCTGGGCTGGGAAATGTACCAGACCAGTGCCGAGCTCGAGGAAGTGCTGTGGTCCCGGTTGTGCGTGATAGCGGTTGAAGACATCGGCATGGGCAATCCTCAGGCACCAGTGCTAATCGAGACACTGTATCAGCAACATCAGCGTCATGCCCGGCCCGGCGGGGACCGCTTCCTGTTTGCGGCCCATGCCATCAGGGTTCTGGCAGGTTCGGAGAAGGACCGCACCTCCGATGACATGGTGAACTGGGCCCGGCAAGCTGTGGCGCTGGGCGAGCAGATGCCTGAAATTCCCGACATTGCACTGGACATGCACACCCGGCGCGGCCAGGAGATGGGACGCGACTATCGCTTCTTTATGGAGGAAGCGTCACGGGTTTTGCCGGAAATCAGGAACAAGGATCAGCGCTATCGCGACTGGATCATCAAGAAGCTGGATGAAGGGCATCTGACATGA